In Carassius gibelio isolate Cgi1373 ecotype wild population from Czech Republic chromosome B17, carGib1.2-hapl.c, whole genome shotgun sequence, a single window of DNA contains:
- the LOC127976458 gene encoding kinesin-like protein KIF20B isoform X2 has translation MMESGLKDDTARLETIAVEDLRRNLSSDFSDCSDFQDPSDLEKEHLKVYLRIRPFSSSEIENGESQDCVAIQPPETVLLKAPRSSLSARLSDKSVPVTAQRFQFSQVYGPDTTQKEMFDGTVKGLVRDVLEGQNSLVFTYGITNAGKTFTFLGSDTDPGILPRSLNMIFSSLDGRIFTQMCLKPQRCRDFIRLTKDQQIEEAAGKRNLLKLFKETDAQKSTSCHSSKSDLEDGSTLSDISSAVNERSLAVDLDIHTKFSIWVSFCEIYNENIHDLLEQHSNSASRRTNLRLCQDVKGNSFIKDLRWVQVSSADEALKVMKLGKRNQSISSTKLNLLSSRSHSIFSIRILKVEDVGIPRVESVSELALCDLAGSERCAKTQNIGERLKEAGNINTSLLSLGKCINALRNNQQARQHVPFRESKLTHYLQGYFTGRSKACMIVNINQCASMYDETLNVLKFSAVAQKVVVLTTKSVPVVVKRSAREVSFIINNVDRREMRRSSLVRWDPSLDDVQEDSDTEEDEEDSEMEDTILDAEEEGKETVLLDRGVYEAQLQFIEEIQQQLRKEKAEHLALEARVRDEVTKEFSELISQMHEDYSERISRERELIEERCERRLEILKNLVGKTAVEDDSMNLAATKSEEENNVFLDSILDSMSSNLAGIKQDAQTAQSCLVTSDPEVSVTLLDLEKKVTDLSELLRETQNKLSLKTEELETQSRLSHELEEVKKALESHKQREWELSEMCRQKDEMVSKLQTALDQHVENTAQDRNQIDFIKKEIIQFKCDCTCSVQQPDTRTETRKRRQEREELDGQPPLKKGPLGDSKDQDDVPDNGCQDSAHLEVKGQLECCLAESKQKDKQITDLEQECHTLKIYIQDLKSKLEERVSQEQILLEKVHQTSLETKSLVTAVDCSNLKVEAVSNYSNTTDHLKVSSLELAAAKSLMAKQDHELGEKNKHILTLEQEITLLHREAETSRNTLADYDDLKKAHSDLQTEVTTLRGIKAELEEKVRCLENEKKERNTAQLSKEEGLEDREVGLTNPNTLESKNRETQSSEKEAELAQRENALASKEAQLLVLQKKLKEAQECLEEEETQAVQEVRRREAERRRELLAVAEEAIAQKDEELQKRQEEINRLKEEIKTSECKLNSLTVDLRRREDDSSDLREKLGDSKKQIQQVQKEISSMRESEKSLRMKLSDLEKTKAQLQNEIANRDRAINQLKAERSSESKSDENLLLYQKACKDLQVRERVIEDMRLALTEQEETQAELDLELDNREAQINELTQELMRLRELQPEQKNRRDSRSISDDVFQARQQITQAQESLKLANEKHQAERKKWMEDKLVLIGQAKEAEERRNQDMRRYADDRERHARQQAEMESLTARLAAREEEMESWRKERDTLVSALEVQLKKLIMSNTEKDQQIKILQSRNTSQTPEEVTEDSRTEALQAELAAKETEIQKLNEQLRVSIMDSSLLRNSSTQTMEAEISDMKPLNTSTLKRTSRARGSVTSQISSGSFPLVLDSSEISTETGRRSRFPRPELEISFSPLQPDRFALKRQGEDSAVTVKISRPTRKRKSGEMEKEGVESENVRNTRSRMTPRLTPHQEEPSYAQESNQKGKKDKTIQKIGDFLQGSPTFLGSKAKRIMGLMSRKSPDGGSLKLKSKRDKQKHDRPDISSPLDIPAHQIIGRNPEEKESENLTKKRLRTRIVK, from the exons ATGATGGAGTCAGGGCTAAAGGATGATACGGCAAGACTAGAAACGATAGCCGTGGAAGATTTAAGAAGAAATCTGTCCTCAGATTTCAGTGATTGTTCAGATTTCCAG GACCCGTCTGACCTGGAGAAGGAACACCTGAAGGTGTATCTTAGGATAAGACCATTTTCATCATCTGAGATTGAGAATGGAGAATCACAG GACTGTGTGGCCATTCAGCCTCCAGAGACTGTGCTTCTCAAAGCTCCACGATCATCTCTTTCTGCCAGGCTCAGTGATAAATCAGTGCCAGTTACAGCCCAACGTTTCCAGTTCTCTCAG GTTTATGGTCCAGACACTACCCAGAAGGAGATGTTTGATGGCACAGTGAAGGGTCTTGTGAGGGATGTGCTAGAGGGACAGAACTCTCTGGTCTTTACATACGGTATCACCAATGCAGGGAAGACCTTCACTTTTTTAG GTTCGGATACTGATCCAGGCATCTTGCCTCGTTCCCTCAACATGATCTTCAGTAGTCTGGATGGTCGCATCTTCACCCAGATGTGCCTAAAACCACAGAGGTGCCGGGATTTCATCCGGCTCACCAAAGATCAGCAAATTGAGGAAGCAGCTGGCAAACGCAACCTGCTAAAGCTTTTTAAAGAG ACTGATGCACAGAAGAGTACATCTTGCCATAGCTCAAAGTCTGATCTTGAAG ATGGTTCCACTCTAAGTGATATaagctctgcagtgaatgagagGAGCTTAGCTGTGGATCTGGATATACACACCAAGTTTTCTATTTGGGTCTCATTTTGTGAGATCTACAATGAGAACATCCACGACTTGCTAGAACAGCATTCAAACAGTGCTTCAAGGAGAACAAACCTCCGTCTTTGTCAGGATGtcaaaggaaactcattcatcaaAG ATCTGAGATGGGTGCAGGTGAGCAGTGCTGATGAAGCCTTAAAAGTGATGAAACTGGGCAAAAGGAACCAGAGCATCTCCAGCACTAAACTCAACCTGCTCTCCAGCCGGAG CCACAGTATTTTCTCCATCCGGATCTTGAAGGTGGAAGATGTAGGAATACCCAGAGTGGAGTCAGTTAGCGA GCTGGCGCTGTGTGATCTGGCCGGATCAGAGCGATGtgctaaaacacaaaatatagGTGAACGGCTGAAAGAGGCAGGAAACATCAACACCTCTCTACTCAGTCTGGGAAAATGCATCAATGCACTCAGAAATAACCAGCAGGCAAG ACAGCACGTTCCATTTAGAGAGAGTAAACTCACTCACTATCTGCAGGGATACTTTACCGGCCGGAGCAAAGCCTGTATGATTGTAAACATTAACCAGTGTGCCTCCATGTATGATGAGACGCTCAACGTGCTTAAGTTCTCTGCTGTAGCTCAAAAG GTGGTGGTTCTCACCACTAAGAGCGTTCCAGTGGTGGTGAAAAGGAGTGCCAGAGAGGTTTCCTTCATTATCAACAACGTTGATCGACGAGAAATGCGGCGCAGCTCGCTGGTGCGATGGGATCCCAGCCTTGATGATGTCCAGGAAGATTCTGACActgaggaggatgaagaggacaGTGAAATGGAGGACACCATTCTGGATGCTGAGGAAGAGGGGAAAGAGACTGTGCTGCTCGATAGAGGGGTTTATGAG GCCCAGCTGCAGTTTATAGAGGAGATTCAGCAGCAGTTGAGGAAGGAGAAAGCTGAACACTTAGCTCTCGAGGCACGTGTTCGAGATGAAGTTACAAAAGAATTCTCTGAGCTGATTTCGCAGATGCATGAAGATTACAG tgAGCGCATATCTAGAGAGAGGGAACTGATTGAGGAACGCTGTGAAAGGAGACTGGAGATTCTTAAAAACCTGGTGGGAAAGACAGCTGTGGAGGACGACAGCATGAATTTGGCTGCGACCAAATCAGAG gaagaAAATAATGTCTTTCTAGACAGCATTCTTGACTCTATGAGCAGTAACCTGGCTGGAATCAAACAGGATGCCCAGACTGCCCAGTCCTGCTTGGTGACCTCTGATCCTGAAGTCTCCGTGACACTGCTAGACCTTGAGAAAAAGGTCACAGATCTTTCAGAACTGCTCCGTGAAACTCAGAATAAGCTGTCACTCAAGACAGAGG AGCTGGAAACCCAGAGCAGACTGTCACATGAACTGGAGGAGGTGAAGAAG GCTCTGGAGAGCCACAAGCAAAGGGAATGGGAGCTGAGTGAAATGTGCAGACAAAAGGACGAGATGGTTTCCAAACTCCAGACAGCTCTTGACCAACATGTAGAAAACACAGCTCAGGAT AGGAATCAAATTGACTTCATCAAAAAGGAGATCATCCAGTTTAAATGCGATTGTACCTGCTCAGTGCAACAGCCTGACACCCGGACTGAAACCAGAAAGCGGCGTCAGGAAAGGGAGGAGCTTGATGGACAGCCCCCTCTCAAGAAAG GTCCTCTGGGGGACTCAAAAGATCAAGATGATGTTCCAGATAATGGATGTCAAGACTCCGCCCAtcttgaggtcaaaggtcagctggAGTGTTGCCTTGCTGAATCCAAACAAAAAGACAAGCAGATCACAGATCTAGAGCAGGAGTGCCACACTTTAAAGATTTACATTCAGGATCTGAAGTCTAAACTGGAAGAAAGAGTTTCACAGGAACAAATTCTGCTAGAGAAGGTGCATCAGACATCCTTGGAAACTAAATCATTGGTAACGGCAGTGGATTGCAGCAACTTGAAGGTAGAAGCTGTGTCCAATTATAGCAACACTACAGATCATTTAAAAGTTTCTTCTCTAGAACTGGCTGCTGCCAAGTCACTAATGGCTAAGCAAGACCACGAACTTGGAGAGAAGAACAAACACATCTTGACTCTTGAACAGGAAATTACACTACTGCACCGGGAAGCAGAAACCTCCAGAAACACATTAGCTGACTATGATGACCTCAAAAAAGCCCACTCTGACCTGCAGACTGAGGTGACAACCCTTCGTGGGATCAAAGCTGAGCTAGAAGAGAAGGTCAGATGCCTTGAGaatgagaagaaagagagaaacacagcACAACTGTCTAAAGAGGAGGGACTTGAAGACAGAGAGGTTGGGCTGACAAACCCTAACACTCTTGAATCTAAAAACAGGGAGACCCAGAGCTCTGAAAAGGAAGCTGAACTGGCACAGAGGGAGAATGCCTTAGCATCAAAGGAGGCTCAGCTCTTAGTGCTTCAGAAGAAGCTGAAGGAAGCGCAGGAGTgtctggaggaggaggagacacaAGCTGTGCAGGAGGTGCGCAGGAGGGAAGcggagaggaggagagagctgCTGGCTGTGGCAGAGGAGGCCATCGCTCAGAAGGATGAAGAGCTACAGAAGAGACAAGAAGAGATCAACCG GTTAAAGGAGGAGATTAAAACTAGTGAGTGTAAGTTGAACAGTTTGACTGTTGATCTGCGCAGAAGGGAAGATGATTCATCTGATCTTCGGGAAAAACTCGGTGACTCAAAGAAACAGATTCAGCAGGTCCAGAAAGAG ATCTCCTCCATGCGGGAATCTGAGAAATCTCTACGAATGAAGCTCAGTGATCTAGAAAAGACTAAAGCACAGCTCCAGAATGAGATCGCTAACAGGGACCGCGCCATCAACCAGCTGAAAGCT GAACGGTCTTCTGAATCGAAGTCAGATGAGAATCTGCTGCTGTATCAGAAAGCATGTAAAG ATTTGCAGGTCCGCGAGCGTGTTATTGAAGACATGCGTTTGGCTCTGACAGAACAGGAGGAAACACAGGCAGAGCTGGACCTGGAGCTGGACAACAGAGAGGCTCAGATAAATGAGCTCACTCAGG AATTGATGAGGTTGAGAGAATTGCAACCTGAACAGAAGAACAGAAGAGATTCCAGATCAATCTCTGATGACGTTTTTCAGGCCAGACAACAGATCACTCAGGCCCAGGAGAGCTTAAAG CTGGCCAATGAAAAGCACCAGGCAGAGCGTAAGAAGTGGATGGAGGATAAGttggttctgattggtcaggCTAAAGAGGCTGAGGAGAGAAGGAACCAGGATATGAGGCGATATGCTGATGATCGAGAACGGCATGCTCGCCAACAGGCCGAAATG GAGTCTCTTACTGCACGTCTTGCTGCTCGTGAGGAAGAGATGGAAAGCtggagaaaagagagagacacaCTTGTCTCTGCTCTGGAGGTTCAGCTGAAAAAGCTTATCATGTCCAATACAGAGAAAGACCAACAGATCAAGATCCTACAGTCCAGAAATACATCCCaaacaccagag GAGGTCACTGAGGACAGCAGGACCGAGGCACTGCAGGCAGAGCTGGCTGCAAAGGAGACAGAGATCCAGAAACTAAATGAACAGCTCCGTGTCAGCATCATGGATAGCAGCCTTCTCAGAAACTCATCTACCCAG ACAATGGAAGCAGAAATATCTGACATGAAGCCTCTGAACACCAGTACACTTAAACGCACAAGCAGAGCCAGAGGATCTGTCACCAGTCAG ATTTCATCCGGTAGTTTTCCGCTGGTGCTAGATTCGTCAGAGATCTCCACGGAAACAGGCAGACGTTCCAGATTTCCACGGCCCGAGCTGGAAATTTCCTTCAGCCCTCTGCAGCCGGATCGGTTCGCTCTAAAGCGGCAGGGTGAAGACTCTGCCGTTACTGTAAAAATCTCCCGACCCACACGCAAGAGGAAGAGCGGAGAGATGGAGAAG GAAGGGGTGGAAAGTGAGAACGTCAGGAATACAAGGAGTAGAATGACTCCTCGTCTAACGCCTCATCAGGAAGAG CCCTCTTATGCCCAGGAGTCAaaccaaaaaggaaaaaaagacaaaaccatCCAGAAGATTGGAGACTTTCTTCAGGGCTCTCCTACCTTCCTTGGAAGTAAag CAAAGAGGATCATGGGATTGATGAGCAGAAAGTCCCCTGATGGTGGGTCTCTAAAACTCAAATCCAAACGTGACAAACAAAAACATGACAGACCAGATATCTCCTCCCCATTGGACATACCAGCCCATCAG ATCATTGGCCGGAATCCAGAGGAGAAAGAAAGTGAAAACCTTACCAAGAAACGTCTTCGCACCAGAATTGTGAAATAA
- the LOC127976458 gene encoding kinesin-like protein KIF20B isoform X1, with product MMESGLKDDTARLETIAVEDLRRNLSSDFSDCSDFQDPSDLEKEHLKVYLRIRPFSSSEIENGESQDCVAIQPPETVLLKAPRSSLSARLSDKSVPVTAQRFQFSQVYGPDTTQKEMFDGTVKGLVRDVLEGQNSLVFTYGITNAGKTFTFLGSDTDPGILPRSLNMIFSSLDGRIFTQMCLKPQRCRDFIRLTKDQQIEEAAGKRNLLKLFKETDAQKSTSCHSSKSDLEDGSTLSDISSAVNERSLAVDLDIHTKFSIWVSFCEIYNENIHDLLEQHSNSASRRTNLRLCQDVKGNSFIKDLRWVQVSSADEALKVMKLGKRNQSISSTKLNLLSSRSHSIFSIRILKVEDVGIPRVESVSELALCDLAGSERCAKTQNIGERLKEAGNINTSLLSLGKCINALRNNQQARQHVPFRESKLTHYLQGYFTGRSKACMIVNINQCASMYDETLNVLKFSAVAQKVVVLTTKSVPVVVKRSAREVSFIINNVDRREMRRSSLVRWDPSLDDVQEDSDTEEDEEDSEMEDTILDAEEEGKETVLLDRGVYEAQLQFIEEIQQQLRKEKAEHLALEARVRDEVTKEFSELISQMHEDYSERISRERELIEERCERRLEILKNLVGKTAVEDDSMNLAATKSEEENNVFLDSILDSMSSNLAGIKQDAQTAQSCLVTSDPEVSVTLLDLEKKVTDLSELLRETQNKLSLKTEELETQSRLSHELEEVKKALESHKQREWELSEMCRQKDEMVSKLQTALDQHVENTAQDRNQIDFIKKEIIQFKCDCTCSVQQPDTRTETRKRRQEREELDGQPPLKKGPLGDSKDQDDVPDNGCQDSAHLEVKGQLECCLAESKQKDKQITDLEQECHTLKIYIQDLKSKLEERVSQEQILLEKVHQTSLETKSLVTAVDCSNLKVEAVSNYSNTTDHLKVSSLELAAAKSLMAKQDHELGEKNKHILTLEQEITLLHREAETSRNTLADYDDLKKAHSDLQTEVTTLRGIKAELEEKVRCLENEKKERNTAQLSKEEGLEDREVGLTNPNTLESKNRETQSSEKEAELAQRENALASKEAQLLVLQKKLKEAQECLEEEETQAVQEVRRREAERRRELLAVAEEAIAQKDEELQKRQEEINRLKEEIKTSECKLNSLTVDLRRREDDSSDLREKLGDSKKQIQQVQKEISSMRESEKSLRMKLSDLEKTKAQLQNEIANRDRAINQLKAERSSESKSDENLLLYQKACKDLQVRERVIEDMRLALTEQEETQAELDLELDNREAQINELTQELMRLRELQPEQKNRRDSRSISDDVFQARQQITQAQESLKLANEKHQAERKKWMEDKLVLIGQAKEAEERRNQDMRRYADDRERHARQQAEMESLTARLAAREEEMESWRKERDTLVSALEVQLKKLIMSNTEKDQQIKILQSRNTSQTPEEVTEDSRTEALQAELAAKETEIQKLNEQLRVSIMDSSLLRNSSTQTMEAEISDMKPLNTSTLKRTSRARGSVTSQISSGSFPLVLDSSEISTETGRRSRFPRPELEISFSPLQPDRFALKRQGEDSAVTVKISRPTRKRKSGEMEKRKGGRSSVVKKKAFSEPSAQEGVESENVRNTRSRMTPRLTPHQEEPSYAQESNQKGKKDKTIQKIGDFLQGSPTFLGSKAKRIMGLMSRKSPDGGSLKLKSKRDKQKHDRPDISSPLDIPAHQIIGRNPEEKESENLTKKRLRTRIVK from the exons ATGATGGAGTCAGGGCTAAAGGATGATACGGCAAGACTAGAAACGATAGCCGTGGAAGATTTAAGAAGAAATCTGTCCTCAGATTTCAGTGATTGTTCAGATTTCCAG GACCCGTCTGACCTGGAGAAGGAACACCTGAAGGTGTATCTTAGGATAAGACCATTTTCATCATCTGAGATTGAGAATGGAGAATCACAG GACTGTGTGGCCATTCAGCCTCCAGAGACTGTGCTTCTCAAAGCTCCACGATCATCTCTTTCTGCCAGGCTCAGTGATAAATCAGTGCCAGTTACAGCCCAACGTTTCCAGTTCTCTCAG GTTTATGGTCCAGACACTACCCAGAAGGAGATGTTTGATGGCACAGTGAAGGGTCTTGTGAGGGATGTGCTAGAGGGACAGAACTCTCTGGTCTTTACATACGGTATCACCAATGCAGGGAAGACCTTCACTTTTTTAG GTTCGGATACTGATCCAGGCATCTTGCCTCGTTCCCTCAACATGATCTTCAGTAGTCTGGATGGTCGCATCTTCACCCAGATGTGCCTAAAACCACAGAGGTGCCGGGATTTCATCCGGCTCACCAAAGATCAGCAAATTGAGGAAGCAGCTGGCAAACGCAACCTGCTAAAGCTTTTTAAAGAG ACTGATGCACAGAAGAGTACATCTTGCCATAGCTCAAAGTCTGATCTTGAAG ATGGTTCCACTCTAAGTGATATaagctctgcagtgaatgagagGAGCTTAGCTGTGGATCTGGATATACACACCAAGTTTTCTATTTGGGTCTCATTTTGTGAGATCTACAATGAGAACATCCACGACTTGCTAGAACAGCATTCAAACAGTGCTTCAAGGAGAACAAACCTCCGTCTTTGTCAGGATGtcaaaggaaactcattcatcaaAG ATCTGAGATGGGTGCAGGTGAGCAGTGCTGATGAAGCCTTAAAAGTGATGAAACTGGGCAAAAGGAACCAGAGCATCTCCAGCACTAAACTCAACCTGCTCTCCAGCCGGAG CCACAGTATTTTCTCCATCCGGATCTTGAAGGTGGAAGATGTAGGAATACCCAGAGTGGAGTCAGTTAGCGA GCTGGCGCTGTGTGATCTGGCCGGATCAGAGCGATGtgctaaaacacaaaatatagGTGAACGGCTGAAAGAGGCAGGAAACATCAACACCTCTCTACTCAGTCTGGGAAAATGCATCAATGCACTCAGAAATAACCAGCAGGCAAG ACAGCACGTTCCATTTAGAGAGAGTAAACTCACTCACTATCTGCAGGGATACTTTACCGGCCGGAGCAAAGCCTGTATGATTGTAAACATTAACCAGTGTGCCTCCATGTATGATGAGACGCTCAACGTGCTTAAGTTCTCTGCTGTAGCTCAAAAG GTGGTGGTTCTCACCACTAAGAGCGTTCCAGTGGTGGTGAAAAGGAGTGCCAGAGAGGTTTCCTTCATTATCAACAACGTTGATCGACGAGAAATGCGGCGCAGCTCGCTGGTGCGATGGGATCCCAGCCTTGATGATGTCCAGGAAGATTCTGACActgaggaggatgaagaggacaGTGAAATGGAGGACACCATTCTGGATGCTGAGGAAGAGGGGAAAGAGACTGTGCTGCTCGATAGAGGGGTTTATGAG GCCCAGCTGCAGTTTATAGAGGAGATTCAGCAGCAGTTGAGGAAGGAGAAAGCTGAACACTTAGCTCTCGAGGCACGTGTTCGAGATGAAGTTACAAAAGAATTCTCTGAGCTGATTTCGCAGATGCATGAAGATTACAG tgAGCGCATATCTAGAGAGAGGGAACTGATTGAGGAACGCTGTGAAAGGAGACTGGAGATTCTTAAAAACCTGGTGGGAAAGACAGCTGTGGAGGACGACAGCATGAATTTGGCTGCGACCAAATCAGAG gaagaAAATAATGTCTTTCTAGACAGCATTCTTGACTCTATGAGCAGTAACCTGGCTGGAATCAAACAGGATGCCCAGACTGCCCAGTCCTGCTTGGTGACCTCTGATCCTGAAGTCTCCGTGACACTGCTAGACCTTGAGAAAAAGGTCACAGATCTTTCAGAACTGCTCCGTGAAACTCAGAATAAGCTGTCACTCAAGACAGAGG AGCTGGAAACCCAGAGCAGACTGTCACATGAACTGGAGGAGGTGAAGAAG GCTCTGGAGAGCCACAAGCAAAGGGAATGGGAGCTGAGTGAAATGTGCAGACAAAAGGACGAGATGGTTTCCAAACTCCAGACAGCTCTTGACCAACATGTAGAAAACACAGCTCAGGAT AGGAATCAAATTGACTTCATCAAAAAGGAGATCATCCAGTTTAAATGCGATTGTACCTGCTCAGTGCAACAGCCTGACACCCGGACTGAAACCAGAAAGCGGCGTCAGGAAAGGGAGGAGCTTGATGGACAGCCCCCTCTCAAGAAAG GTCCTCTGGGGGACTCAAAAGATCAAGATGATGTTCCAGATAATGGATGTCAAGACTCCGCCCAtcttgaggtcaaaggtcagctggAGTGTTGCCTTGCTGAATCCAAACAAAAAGACAAGCAGATCACAGATCTAGAGCAGGAGTGCCACACTTTAAAGATTTACATTCAGGATCTGAAGTCTAAACTGGAAGAAAGAGTTTCACAGGAACAAATTCTGCTAGAGAAGGTGCATCAGACATCCTTGGAAACTAAATCATTGGTAACGGCAGTGGATTGCAGCAACTTGAAGGTAGAAGCTGTGTCCAATTATAGCAACACTACAGATCATTTAAAAGTTTCTTCTCTAGAACTGGCTGCTGCCAAGTCACTAATGGCTAAGCAAGACCACGAACTTGGAGAGAAGAACAAACACATCTTGACTCTTGAACAGGAAATTACACTACTGCACCGGGAAGCAGAAACCTCCAGAAACACATTAGCTGACTATGATGACCTCAAAAAAGCCCACTCTGACCTGCAGACTGAGGTGACAACCCTTCGTGGGATCAAAGCTGAGCTAGAAGAGAAGGTCAGATGCCTTGAGaatgagaagaaagagagaaacacagcACAACTGTCTAAAGAGGAGGGACTTGAAGACAGAGAGGTTGGGCTGACAAACCCTAACACTCTTGAATCTAAAAACAGGGAGACCCAGAGCTCTGAAAAGGAAGCTGAACTGGCACAGAGGGAGAATGCCTTAGCATCAAAGGAGGCTCAGCTCTTAGTGCTTCAGAAGAAGCTGAAGGAAGCGCAGGAGTgtctggaggaggaggagacacaAGCTGTGCAGGAGGTGCGCAGGAGGGAAGcggagaggaggagagagctgCTGGCTGTGGCAGAGGAGGCCATCGCTCAGAAGGATGAAGAGCTACAGAAGAGACAAGAAGAGATCAACCG GTTAAAGGAGGAGATTAAAACTAGTGAGTGTAAGTTGAACAGTTTGACTGTTGATCTGCGCAGAAGGGAAGATGATTCATCTGATCTTCGGGAAAAACTCGGTGACTCAAAGAAACAGATTCAGCAGGTCCAGAAAGAG ATCTCCTCCATGCGGGAATCTGAGAAATCTCTACGAATGAAGCTCAGTGATCTAGAAAAGACTAAAGCACAGCTCCAGAATGAGATCGCTAACAGGGACCGCGCCATCAACCAGCTGAAAGCT GAACGGTCTTCTGAATCGAAGTCAGATGAGAATCTGCTGCTGTATCAGAAAGCATGTAAAG ATTTGCAGGTCCGCGAGCGTGTTATTGAAGACATGCGTTTGGCTCTGACAGAACAGGAGGAAACACAGGCAGAGCTGGACCTGGAGCTGGACAACAGAGAGGCTCAGATAAATGAGCTCACTCAGG AATTGATGAGGTTGAGAGAATTGCAACCTGAACAGAAGAACAGAAGAGATTCCAGATCAATCTCTGATGACGTTTTTCAGGCCAGACAACAGATCACTCAGGCCCAGGAGAGCTTAAAG CTGGCCAATGAAAAGCACCAGGCAGAGCGTAAGAAGTGGATGGAGGATAAGttggttctgattggtcaggCTAAAGAGGCTGAGGAGAGAAGGAACCAGGATATGAGGCGATATGCTGATGATCGAGAACGGCATGCTCGCCAACAGGCCGAAATG GAGTCTCTTACTGCACGTCTTGCTGCTCGTGAGGAAGAGATGGAAAGCtggagaaaagagagagacacaCTTGTCTCTGCTCTGGAGGTTCAGCTGAAAAAGCTTATCATGTCCAATACAGAGAAAGACCAACAGATCAAGATCCTACAGTCCAGAAATACATCCCaaacaccagag GAGGTCACTGAGGACAGCAGGACCGAGGCACTGCAGGCAGAGCTGGCTGCAAAGGAGACAGAGATCCAGAAACTAAATGAACAGCTCCGTGTCAGCATCATGGATAGCAGCCTTCTCAGAAACTCATCTACCCAG ACAATGGAAGCAGAAATATCTGACATGAAGCCTCTGAACACCAGTACACTTAAACGCACAAGCAGAGCCAGAGGATCTGTCACCAGTCAG ATTTCATCCGGTAGTTTTCCGCTGGTGCTAGATTCGTCAGAGATCTCCACGGAAACAGGCAGACGTTCCAGATTTCCACGGCCCGAGCTGGAAATTTCCTTCAGCCCTCTGCAGCCGGATCGGTTCGCTCTAAAGCGGCAGGGTGAAGACTCTGCCGTTACTGTAAAAATCTCCCGACCCACACGCAAGAGGAAGAGCGGAGAGATGGAGAAG AGGAAAGGAGGCAGGAGCAGCGTGGTGAAAAAGAAAGCTTTCTCTGAACCCAGTGCTCAG GAAGGGGTGGAAAGTGAGAACGTCAGGAATACAAGGAGTAGAATGACTCCTCGTCTAACGCCTCATCAGGAAGAG CCCTCTTATGCCCAGGAGTCAaaccaaaaaggaaaaaaagacaaaaccatCCAGAAGATTGGAGACTTTCTTCAGGGCTCTCCTACCTTCCTTGGAAGTAAag CAAAGAGGATCATGGGATTGATGAGCAGAAAGTCCCCTGATGGTGGGTCTCTAAAACTCAAATCCAAACGTGACAAACAAAAACATGACAGACCAGATATCTCCTCCCCATTGGACATACCAGCCCATCAG ATCATTGGCCGGAATCCAGAGGAGAAAGAAAGTGAAAACCTTACCAAGAAACGTCTTCGCACCAGAATTGTGAAATAA